Genomic DNA from Cucurbita pepo subsp. pepo cultivar mu-cu-16 chromosome LG13, ASM280686v2, whole genome shotgun sequence:
ACTCTCCATTAGAGAGATTAATTCATTGAAACATCCTCTATTCTGATAATATTCACTGACCTCCTCCAGATCATCCACCTATTCATTGAGGCACCACAGGATGGTTAATCAATTACCAAGTCACATCACACATCACAATACAGTAAGGGGGAAACATAAGCATATAAAAAACAGCATCCCTAGGAATTCAAAATAGATATTGGTTTTTACATCTTTGTACACAGGCACATCCTAAGaggtaaaagtaaaataaaatgaggaGATAAGAGATAGCAAAAATTAAGCAGGTTGAATTTGATTGTAATGCTCACCTGGATAATAATGTTAAGACCACATATTTGTGCCAAGCGGAATTCTTCAGCATCAACACAAGAAAAGCACACTTCCTTCCATGTCTTTGCACTGTTTGCTTTTCGTGCTGCATCAACAGCACCTTGGAACTGTTTCAGTTTTACAAGAGTGACAGCCAACTTGGCCCAGTTAGATATGAAgccaaatataattttagcaGCCTCATATAAGGCTTCATCATACAACCGATCGCCAACATTTTGAAGATTAGCCACATTTGGCATGAGAATAAATTCTTCAATCTCAGTCAACCGATCAATTTTAGCATAGGCATATATGAGCTCACTGTCCACCTTGGGTTCTTTAGACTTCTCCCTAACCATCAAAAGGTACCTAACTAGGTCATGATACACATTTGCATCCTCAGCGGCACGAATGACTTCCAGAAATTGAGTGGCATCATCTGCACGGATAAAAGACTCAATAGCATCGCTCACCAATCCTTCCCTTAGTTGAGCCTTTGCAACCTGGCTCCAAACTGCATCTTCTTCAACCCGGAATGCAAACTCTACAGCTCTTTCAATACTTTGAATGTTATCCAACAAGACATTGACAGCTTGAACATTCAAGTTGAACTTCTTGAAAATTGCAAATGCCTCTTCATACAGCTGTGCCTCCACAGCCACTTCACCGACTGCAGGTCCATCAAAATTATCCAGTCTGTTAATGTAGTCCATAACTCTGGAAGGATCTGCCTTGATGGCTGTCAATATAAGCAGATTTTGCAGATTAAAGTTTCCACTAAATGCAGAGTTTTGAAGGACAATCTTTTCGAGAAGTTCAATTAACTCGTGTGGCAGGTCTGCTGTCATAAAAGCCTTAACAGCAGCTGAAACTTGCTCTGGACTCTTGCTTTCTGGCAAGGCTGTTGATACAACTTGATCAATGAGCTGCCTTCTATATTCATTTTCAGGGTTAAGAACATTCTCCCAGAGATCACCATCCATCCTCTCAACCACATATCTGCACAACAGTTCGGGGTAAATCATAGTGCTGATAATGCATCTAACCTagataaacaattaaaattttctaatatatcaCTAACCTTGCTTGCAGTTTGAACAATGAGTTCTTGTTTGTAACATTAATAAGCTCATCATCACATTGTCCACGTCGATAGGCCACAACAGCTAAAGTGGGATCACGTTTTTCACAATATTTACCCACAACACGGGAATCATAGTACGGATTGGTGGTGAGGAAGTGCTCTGGATTATTGTTGctatcaataattattttacccAGAGCATTATGCACATGGACATCCTGACTTCCCTCACTCACCAGATGCTCCAAAAATTGAGTAAGTAACCGCAACCGATTtctgaatcaaataaattaatcagATCTCGTGATTGTATATGACCCATACAGAGAAAAAATCTATTAAGAGACAtgtaaataaggaaaaaggCATCGGAAACACCACCTTTTTTCACATTCATCCACTAGGGGCTCCACAGGAAGCAAAGATCTTACTGAGAGAATTAATCCTTTAATGAAATCTTCAGGACACTCATCATCCAGCAGCTGGCCCACAACTAAAGGTGCATTCCCAGGGTTCACCTATCAAATTATGCCATCAAATTTGATTTACACAGCAATAACcttgatataattattttaatcaaaatggaaagatGGAAAATGAACCAAACTAAAAATGATACATACCTTTTGAACATAGCCTTCAATGTACCGGAGCATGTTATTGGTGTAAAGGTAATGTGTGAGATCTGGAACAAATCCAAACCGGTCACACACATTAATTAAAGGACGTGCATCAGGAAGCTTAGCTTCCATTAAAAAGTTCTTGGTTTTCTCTGCATCATAGAAGTTTGATTCTCTTGTTACACGTTCGACCTCCTTAATCTGTCCTGTTTTTGCAGCAGCCTCAATGTACTTGAAGTGAATGTCAGGATCCTCACTGTAccagaaaattttaaaaagaaaaatttaaaattaaatcataaaaccATAAACAACCTCCCATAGTATTATTTCTAACTAGAAAAATTACCTCGAACTCAAATATGACCCCAAGAAAAAGTACAAGCCCTCATATGACTTAAATTGTTCAAAAAGTTTTATGCACGCATCAACCCCCAACTGTTCACAATATTCCTTTGCAACCTGTACAAATAAACATCAGAATCTTAACTGTTAATTTTGCTTTGCTATGCTAACACCcccttaaattaaacaaacattagaaaagaaatggaaagattGCTAGTTTACCTGCACAATAATCTGAAGGTTGCCTCTGAGATTGACAAGCAAAAGGTCCTTCATACACTCCAAAGCCCACTCACGAGACAAGGTACCAAAAAATTCTACAAGTGACTGCAGATAACCAAATGTAAGATCGAATATACATACTCCTGGTAGTAGATAAGAGATACAACAAATAACTAGACAAACCTGTGGCTCAATAGCATGTGTGTTCACAATGATTCGTTTAATATCTGGTAGCTCTGTATAATGCTGCAAGCAGGTAGAATTAACAATAAACCCAAGTCCATAAAGATTATAGCGGTATAATAGATTGGAAAAGAGATTGCATTGCTAAAAGTAGTCCTACCTGCAAAGCTCGCACGTAAAGCCCAGCCTTTTCACAAAGTTGGGCAATTCGAGGTCTATCATAATGACTAAACATTCCGTTAGCCAATATGGCATCAGCTACATTTGGAAAAGTTACAAGATTGATCTCTAGGACCTGTGCAACAAAAATCAATAGACAGTTTTAATAATGCCATCAGCAGGTATAAGTGGTTGTTAATTAAGAAAGGTGAGGGAAAAAACCTTTGTCTGGAGGAAAGCATGCTCAGGTAGATTTGGCTTCAAAACATCTAACAGGAAAGCAGTAGCCTCACGAATCAAATTCCTCTGGGAAAAATCAAAGCAGGAACCTTATTGTAAGAATTATAAGAATcacatgtaacgacccattCATACAAATAGTTGTAATACAACAAAATgtaaagctaaaaaaataCTCGGCATTTTTTAATGAtgcacgaaaaaaaaaaaagatgagaaaCATGGTAGCACTATCAATCACAATTAAAATTCCTAGCTAAAACATTGCGAAGATATAACAAACCTGAAGAAAAAGATCAGTTATTGTGTTGTAGTCAACAGGGCAACCTCCTTCCATTTGTGACATCATCAATGCAAAGTTAACTGCTCCCTACAAATCAGGAAAATAAATTCTCAAGTCTCCCAAAACAAATGGGAGGAGGGAACATCCATACTAATTCAtgacagttttttttttttttttaatttctcatttgcCTGATAACTAAGCCTTGCTCTCCAATAACTAGGAGCACCTGCTCCAGCTCCAGGCTCCGCACGGTTTTTGGTATTAAGCTCACCCGAAGGTTTGAGTTTGAGACCTCTAAGCCCGTCGACCAAGAGACCTCAATCCCTTGCCGACATGGCTGCCCCTGGAggtcgtttttttttcccctttttctatAGGACCAGatatcaattaaatatacGAGTTAACAAGGGTTTTAACTATGAATCTGCATACCTGGGGATCCGTTCGGAGAATTGTTTGCAAAAGGAATAAGTAGTCCGGTGTGTATCCAACctataacaaagaaaaacttcCATAACAATTCTTGCAAGAACTACATGTGGAAAATCTAATGATAAGAGAAGTATGGTTTATTGTTCAAAACAGTCATGGTCCAAATACCTTCagaagaataattaaataaataacactaTAGAACAGAACTGTAGtaaagaaagttttaaaaacataattgcCATCATTACTaatgtagagagagagagaaacagagagcgCAACTATAATGGTAAGATACTCGACTAATTTTCGATAAACAGAACAAAGAGcaataataaagataaatcAGAATAGGACTAACTTTAGGAATTAATGAAATTCTGAAGAATGATAAGGGATAATTCTGTATATTAAACTGAGAAAAGACCTTTCTTTACCTGTTTCGAATATATAAGGATCTTGTCAAATTCCCTCCGCTCAGCAAAGGCAGCAACTACCTTTGGCGTCGCTCTGGCTTTGATATAGATTTTCAAAGCCAGGTCATTGTCCACAGTCTACACAACACATGAATTAATAAGCAAGAGTAGTTAATTTTTAAccctgaaaaaagaaaaaagagactTCAATAAAATGAGGACATCAAACCTTCACAAGATCTCCTAGTTCCTCACTGCATTCCAACTTGTCATCAGCCAACCAATTTTCCAAGAGGTTCTTCTTGTTCTGGTTTACAACTAAACGAGATAGTTCCAATGACTCAAATGCATTCAGCTTCCCTCTCGTTAATAAAGTTCCAAAATACTGCAGTAGAGGTGGTGTTTGACCAGTTTGCACCGGCACACTCTGcatcatttaattaatacaataattAATACAAGCCAATGGTATAGttcagaaatgaaaaagaaacttcCTCAAGGTGTCCCCACAACCATCATCATGGATACAATTTTTCTTGTTACAGTGTCTTCCAAATCTAGTTTCATACAAGGGGAAAAGATACTCCAATTACTAACATTGATTTTCACCAATACTATGCTATACTAACTGTTTAGCAATTTAATACctcaaagaaaaggagaggaaaaaaacACCATCGCCCATGGAGAAAGATAGGAAGTAAAGAAAGCAAATAGAAATATAGATATATGCGAAAGAGAAAGTGCAAGTTGCTCTCAGATAtcaaaaccaaataaaatagGGAAAGACAAACAGCATAACATGACACCTACAAAGGTCATAATCATGACCAACCtggaagaaaagagaagggaaagaaaaatgcCTGAAATTTTGCAACAGTATCTGGTGTACGGAGGATCCCTTGAGGAGATTCAGCAGCCAATTCGGCTGCTTctttgtactttgtttgagcaAAAAGTTCTTGGAAACGCTGGACAACCTGTGAAAGTTGTGGAAGAATGTATCAACCACCCAAAAGTTTTTAAGAGTGGCATGAATGGTAATCAAAGGCATAGATTATAAATGTGAAgcaaaataagaacaaagcAAAGTTTAGACgaaaaattttcaactctTTCACATGACAAAACAAGTTAATCTATTCTAGTAGATTATTTCAAagcaaatatataaaatatataaataaataaaattgacaCCTGATTGACATATATCATCTTATTTAGATAcatacttaaaattttaaaatcacttcTAGTCTACCTTCTAATTCTAGAAATTAGCATTTCATGAAATACTAATGCTCATTTCAACACTCtaaattgattatttgtaaatttttgtacgtaggaataaaataaaaagaggtACCAAGTAACCAACCTCTGTCAAACAAGTTCCAACTATTTGAACCCAACACCGCCACTTTATGCTGTTTGGTTTTATTGGATTCTCCAAGGTTCTTTTAACCACCCCCAACTTTCCTATTTGACTAATGGATAGACTAACCGATGGTGGGTTCAAAAGAACTATGCTTATACAGCAAGCTTACCAGATTTTCAGCACCAGGAAGATTTCCTCTTTTAGCAAGATTGACAGCAAGCTCTAAATTGTTCAACTGTCATagacaacaaaaaaattcattagtctcaattatataatacagaataaaaaaaacaaaaaaaacataattccaaaagagaaggaaattcTGGCATGATCATACCTGGCCACTGACGAATGAGATAATTGTTTGTTCATTGACAGTAGCCAGTAACACCTGACCCCTCCTGTTTATAGCATAAAATCCTCCCACTGAAGAAGCCTCTGCAGTCAAAAATATAGGATCTGGGCTGATCCTATTTCTATATACAGCAGCAGCTGTCTCCAAGTCGTATACaaataacagcccaagcttgGTGATCACATAGatcaaattatatttgtgTGAGAtctgtaaataaataaataaaatttaaaatttaaaaatatatttagaaaaaatatcactaaaataatacaaaaaaggGTTACTAGAATCTTGCAAAAACCAAGTGAGTAACTTTTTAATACCTGCATTGCCACAGGAAAGTCATCAGCAAAATCAGGGGGAAAGAAGAGATCTGCTTGCTTCTTTGTAAATGATGGTTTTCCTgtgaatattaaatttagaaaatgtatTATAACAACTATGTTCGCAAAAGTCTAAGAACGTCACTACGCGAGGCTTCATAGAACTACTTCAACATGCTTTTGTTCTTCAGTACTATCCTCAGACACTTCCAaggtttttgtttgatgatttcttacAATCTCTCGCTCAAAGACTCAATAGTATGGATCAATTTTCAAGATAGGATTGTGCATGAATAATCATTCAGGCCAGTAACAGCATTACATATCCAAACTCatttaagaaaacaaatcaaatcacaGTCTACCAGGCACATGACAGATTTGAAAGATGAGATTACAATAAGGATATTTTACATCTGACATGATGAGAACCGGGAATGGGGATTATATCTACAGACAGCCATAAAGACACTTTAGCAAAACAAATTGCAACACGAAAAATTGtgaacacaacaaaaaaacgATGACGTGCTGTCAGAGAATAGCCAAACCTAATATTTTTAGGTCAAATGTTAACTTGACCCTGCAATCCATAATACTACACAACAAATTAATccaagaaaacaacaaaatggGATAAATAAGAGCAAGCTAACCTGGCTGGGCACCAAGTTCAATGACATGTAACTTGGAAGTGATCTGTCCAGCATTGAGTGTCTTTGTGGCAAAGGATATAAGAGTAGAAGGGTTCTCATTTCCAGGAAgctgttaaaaaaaaaaaaaaaacagataaagcaaaataataatcatagaATACATAAGTACATGACCAAAAAGCCTCTTACTTTAAATTGAGCAAATGATGCAGCATGTGCTTCAAGAGCTTGACTTCTCTGCTGCTCCACAGAGAAAAGTTGCATATTCCCTTTCACAAGTTGTGGCCtctatttaaatagaaaaatgaaaatcggAAACCTATCAACCCTAGAGTTGTAAAAGCATCATAATTTCTACATATTACAATAAATGTAAGCAGTATAAAATTTCAGCACACcatatatgcatatatatgtTCAAGAAGAAGGCAAAAGGGCTAAGGTGTGGGTCAACCAGCCAAGTAGGAAATTGGAGTGGCAACCACAACCAATAAGTTCTAAGGTCGAAAACACTTGGAATGGTCTTCAAATTCGCTTCTGGAAGAAGCACAGCTTGGAAACTATTATACAATGAAGCCTAAGCCATAAACAGAGTTGGTATTGCTTTAGTCCCACAACTACACCACTGTATATTACATATCCTTACAAATCCTGATTCTAAAATCAGACCTAACCAGTACCA
This window encodes:
- the LOC111809413 gene encoding clathrin heavy chain 1-like isoform X2, with the protein product MAAASAPITMKEAMTLPSIGINPQFITFTHVTMESDKYICVRETAPQNSVVIIDMNMPMQPLRRPITADSALMNPNSRILALKAQVQGSTQDHLQIFNIEMKAKMKSHLMPEQVVFWKWITPKILGLVTQTAVYHWSIEGDSEPVKVFERTANLANNQIINYRCDPSEKWLVLIGIAPGSPERPQLVKGNMQLFSVEQQRSQALEAHAASFAQFKLPGNENPSTLISFATKTLNAGQITSKLHVIELGAQPGKPSFTKKQADLFFPPDFADDFPVAMQISHKYNLIYVITKLGLLFVYDLETAAAVYRNRISPDPIFLTAEASSVGGFYAINRRGQVLLATVNEQTIISFVSGQLNNLELAVNLAKRGNLPGAENLVVQRFQELFAQTKYKEAAELAAESPQGILRTPDTVAKFQSVPVQTGQTPPLLQYFGTLLTRGKLNAFESLELSRLVVNQNKKNLLENWLADDKLECSEELGDLVKTVDNDLALKIYIKARATPKVVAAFAERREFDKILIYSKQVGYTPDYLFLLQTILRTDPQGAVNFALMMSQMEGGCPVDYNTITDLFLQRNLIREATAFLLDVLKPNLPEHAFLQTKVLEINLVTFPNVADAILANGMFSHYDRPRIAQLCEKAGLYVRALQHYTELPDIKRIIVNTHAIEPQSLVEFFGTLSREWALECMKDLLLVNLRGNLQIIVQVAKEYCEQLGVDACIKLFEQFKSYEGLYFFLGSYLSSSEDPDIHFKYIEAAAKTGQIKEVERVTRESNFYDAEKTKNFLMEAKLPDARPLINVCDRFGFVPDLTHYLYTNNMLRYIEGYVQKVNPGNAPLVVGQLLDDECPEDFIKGLILSVRSLLPVEPLVDECEKRNRLRLLTQFLEHLVSEGSQDVHVHNALGKIIIDSNNNPEHFLTTNPYYDSRVVGKYCEKRDPTLAVVAYRRGQCDDELINVTNKNSLFKLQARYVVERMDGDLWENVLNPENEYRRQLIDQVVSTALPESKSPEQVSAAVKAFMTADLPHELIELLEKIVLQNSAFSGNFNLQNLLILTAIKADPSRVMDYINRLDNFDGPAVGEVAVEAQLYEEAFAIFKKFNLNVQAVNVLLDNIQSIERAVEFAFRVEEDAVWSQVAKAQLREGLVSDAIESFIRADDATQFLEVIRAAEDANVYHDLVRYLLMVREKSKEPKVDSELIYAYAKIDRLTEIEEFILMPNVANLQNVGDRLYDEALYEAAKIIFGFISNWAKLAVTLVKLKQFQGAVDAARKANSAKTWKEVCFSCVDAEEFRLAQICGLNIIIQVDDLEEVSEYYQNRGCFNELISLMESGLGLERAHMGIFTELGVLYARYRHEKLMEHIKLFSTRLNIPKLIRACDEQQHWKELTYLYIQYDEFDNAATTIMNHSPEAWDHMQFKDVAVKVANVELYYKAVHFYLQEHPDLINDLLNVLALRVDHTRVVDIMRKAGHLLLVKPYMIAVQSNNVSAVNEALNGIYVEEEDYDRLRESTDLHDNFDQIGLAQKIEKHELLEMRRVAAYIYKKAGRWKQSIALSKKDNLYKDAMETASQSGDRELAEELLVYFIEQGKKECFASCLFVCYDLVRADVALELAWVNNMIDFAFPYLLQFIREYTGKVDELVKDKIEAQKEVKAKEKEEKDVIAQQNMYAQLLPLALPAPPMPGMGGGPGMPGFAPPPPPMGGLGMPPMPPFGMPPMGSSY
- the LOC111809413 gene encoding clathrin heavy chain 1-like isoform X1, giving the protein MAAASAPITMKEAMTLPSIGINPQFITFTHVTMESDKYICVRETAPQNSVVIIDMNMPMQPLRRPITADSALMNPNSRILALKAQVQGSTQDHLQIFNIEMKAKMKSHLMPEQVVFWKWITPKILGLVTQTAVYHWSIEGDSEPVKVFERTANLANNQIINYRCDPSEKWLVLIGIAPGSPERPQLVKGNMQLFSVEQQRSQALEAHAASFAQFKLPGNENPSTLISFATKTLNAGQITSKLHVIELGAQPGKPSFTKKQADLFFPPDFADDFPVAMQISHKYNLIYVITKLGLLFVYDLETAAAVYRNRISPDPIFLTAEASSVGGFYAINRRGQVLLATVNEQTIISFVSGQLNNLELAVNLAKRGNLPGAENLVVQRFQELFAQTKYKEAAELAAESPQGILRTPDTVAKFQSVPVQTGQTPPLLQYFGTLLTRGKLNAFESLELSRLVVNQNKKNLLENWLADDKLECSEELGDLVKTVDNDLALKIYIKARATPKVVAAFAERREFDKILIYSKQVGYTPDYLFLLQTILRTDPQGAVNFALMMSQMEGGCPVDYNTITDLFLQRNLIREATAFLLDVLKPNLPEHAFLQTKVLEINLVTFPNVADAILANGMFSHYDRPRIAQLCEKAGLYVRALQHYTELPDIKRIIVNTHAIEPQVCLVICCISYLLPGVCIFDLTFGYLQSLVEFFGTLSREWALECMKDLLLVNLRGNLQIIVQVAKEYCEQLGVDACIKLFEQFKSYEGLYFFLGSYLSSSEDPDIHFKYIEAAAKTGQIKEVERVTRESNFYDAEKTKNFLMEAKLPDARPLINVCDRFGFVPDLTHYLYTNNMLRYIEGYVQKVNPGNAPLVVGQLLDDECPEDFIKGLILSVRSLLPVEPLVDECEKRNRLRLLTQFLEHLVSEGSQDVHVHNALGKIIIDSNNNPEHFLTTNPYYDSRVVGKYCEKRDPTLAVVAYRRGQCDDELINVTNKNSLFKLQARYVVERMDGDLWENVLNPENEYRRQLIDQVVSTALPESKSPEQVSAAVKAFMTADLPHELIELLEKIVLQNSAFSGNFNLQNLLILTAIKADPSRVMDYINRLDNFDGPAVGEVAVEAQLYEEAFAIFKKFNLNVQAVNVLLDNIQSIERAVEFAFRVEEDAVWSQVAKAQLREGLVSDAIESFIRADDATQFLEVIRAAEDANVYHDLVRYLLMVREKSKEPKVDSELIYAYAKIDRLTEIEEFILMPNVANLQNVGDRLYDEALYEAAKIIFGFISNWAKLAVTLVKLKQFQGAVDAARKANSAKTWKEVCFSCVDAEEFRLAQICGLNIIIQVDDLEEVSEYYQNRGCFNELISLMESGLGLERAHMGIFTELGVLYARYRHEKLMEHIKLFSTRLNIPKLIRACDEQQHWKELTYLYIQYDEFDNAATTIMNHSPEAWDHMQFKDVAVKVANVELYYKAVHFYLQEHPDLINDLLNVLALRVDHTRVVDIMRKAGHLLLVKPYMIAVQSNNVSAVNEALNGIYVEEEDYDRLRESTDLHDNFDQIGLAQKIEKHELLEMRRVAAYIYKKAGRWKQSIALSKKDNLYKDAMETASQSGDRELAEELLVYFIEQGKKECFASCLFVCYDLVRADVALELAWVNNMIDFAFPYLLQFIREYTGKVDELVKDKIEAQKEVKAKEKEEKDVIAQQNMYAQLLPLALPAPPMPGMGGGPGMPGFAPPPPPMGGLGMPPMPPFGMPPMGSSY